The following are from one region of the Cervus canadensis isolate Bull #8, Minnesota chromosome 21, ASM1932006v1, whole genome shotgun sequence genome:
- the RIBC2 gene encoding RIB43A-like with coiled-coils protein 2, which yields MEVAQPKDLQEDLVLAKRRYAELGRQKRIFNARNRMIGGDTTAWDAQVCDQNIKAATEKAREETFAAEMRQNDKIACISENRERRDRKNLCKAISDFQQSFQRPETRREFHLSDPLALKKDRPARQSDYDAWNTISGMQKFMGEDLNFHLRKKFQEEQNREWSLQQQKEWMIGRENQKCAEELYLKTRLQFDETAKHLQNLETATRKAVCATVKEFNKNQALESVERKIQERKQEQEDNLAEISNLLRGDLLSENPQQAASSFGPHRVVPDRWKGMSQEQLEEIRLVQKQQVQEKLRLQEEERQRDMDWDRRRIQKARAALLFERQQRRQQRGLRRALDCSNLSLAREQLLQKKHMKELCTNHATEDYFTQFNTGSR from the exons ATGGAGGTGGCGCAGCCCAAGGACCTGCAGGAAGACTTGGTCTTGGCCAAAAGAAGATATGCGGAGCTGGGCAGGCAGAAACGGATTTTCAACGCCAGGAACAGGATGATTGGG ggaGACACCACGGCCTGGGATGCTCAGGTTTGTGACCAGAACATAAAAGCAGCAACTGAAAAAGCGAGAGAGGAAACCTTTG CTGCTGAAATGAGACAAAATGACAAGATCGCATGCATATCAGAAAACCGGGAaaggagagataggaaaaatCTCTGTAAAGCTATCAGTGATTTCCAACAGAGCTTTCAGAGGCCGGAAACGCGCCGTGAATTTCACCTCTCTGACCCCCTAGCCCTTAAGAAAGATCGTCCAGCCCGGCAGTCAGATTATGATGCTTGGAATACAATATCAGGAATGCAGAAATTCATGGGAGAGGATTTAAACTTCCATCTGAGGAAGAAATTCCAAGAGGAACAAAACAGGGAATGGTCCCTGCAACAGCAAAAGGAATGGATGATTGGTCGGGAGAACCAAAAATGTGCAG aggAGCTCTACTTGAAGACAAGGCTGCAGTTTGACGAGACAGCCAAGCATTTACAGAATCTGGAAACCGCCACCCGGAAGGCGGTTTGTGCAACTGTGAAAGAATTCAACAAGAACCAG GCCCTGGAGTCAGTGGAAAGGAAAATtcaagagagaaaacaagaacAGGAGGACAACCTAGCAGAGATCTCCAACCTACTGCGCGGAGACCTGCTCTCGGAGAACCCGCAGCAGGCAGCCAGCTCCTTCGGGCCGCATCGCGTGGTGCCCGACCGCTGGAAGGGCATGAGCCAGGAGCAGCTGGAGGAGATCCGCCTGGTGCAGAAACAGCAAGTCCAGGAGAAGCTG AGGCTCCAGGAGGAAGAGCGCCAGCGAGACATGGACTGGGACCGGCGGAGGATTCAGAAGGCTCGCGCCGCTTTGTTGTTTGAGCGGCAGCAGCGGCGCCAGCAGCGTGGCCTGCGAAGGGCCCTGGACTGCAGCAACCTCAGCCTGGCCAGGGAGCAGCTTCTGCA GAAAAAACATATGAAGGAACTCTGTACCAATCACGCCACTGAAGATTATTTCACACAGTTTAATACAGGAAGTCGATAA